The following proteins come from a genomic window of Rutidosis leptorrhynchoides isolate AG116_Rl617_1_P2 chromosome 10, CSIRO_AGI_Rlap_v1, whole genome shotgun sequence:
- the LOC139870488 gene encoding uncharacterized mitochondrial protein AtMg00810-like, producing MIKDLGLLKYFLGIEVNNIDEGLNLSQRKYYLELINEFGLLASKPANTPIDVNVSAYKGQNENIIKNMKIYQKLVGKLIYITVTRPGISYVVHVLSQFMHAPTESHLKLAFRVLKYLKGSPGKGICINKGMNNFSFTAYLDSDWGKNLLARKSISGFCIFLGDTLISWKRKK from the coding sequence ATGATTAAAGATTTAGGGTTACTAAAATATTTCCTAGGAATTGAAGTAAATAACATTGATGAAGGGTTGAATTTATCTCAAAGGAAATACTATCTAGAATTAATTAATGAATTTGGTTTACTTGCTTCAAAACCTGCTAATACACCCATTGATGTTAATGTGTCTGCTTATAAAGGTCAAAATGAGAATATCATCAAAAATATGAAAATTTATCAGAAGCTTGTTGGAAAATTAATTTATATAACTGTAACTAGACCTGGTATTAGTTATGTTGTACATGTCTTAAGTCAATTTATGCATGCTCCTACTGAATCTCATTTGAAACTAGCTTTTAGAGTTTTGAAATATCTTAAAGGAAGTCCAGGTAAGGGAATCTGTATCAACAAAGGTATGAATAATTTTTCTTTTACTGCTTATCTAGATTCAGATTGGGGTAAGAATTTATTGGCTAGAAAGTCAATTTCTGGTTTTTGCATATTTCTGGGAGATACATTAATCTCTTGGAAAAGAAAAAAGTAG